Proteins encoded within one genomic window of Arachis ipaensis cultivar K30076 chromosome B08, Araip1.1, whole genome shotgun sequence:
- the LOC107612969 gene encoding ABC transporter G family member 3-like — protein MEEIQSQSDNYRSSSSSASSPASRVPSSNFFYLRKPGSIRQPISFEDSPEWEDTDTDLRIEEGGDSINAATTPASPSLSKINSGSLPSPRVPEGVVIPRKIAGASVAWKDLTITIKGKRKYSDKVIKSSTGYALPGTMTVIMGPAKSGKSTLLRAIAGRLHPSARMYGEVFVNGAMGHMAMCILSILKAK, from the exons ATGGAAGAAATACAGTCTCAATCAGATAATTATAGGTCTTCATCATCTTCAGCAAGCAGCCCGGCAAGTAGGGTTCCATCAAGTAACTTCTTCTACTTGCGAAAACCTGGTTCAATCAGGCAGCCAATTTCGTTTGAGGATTCACCTGAGTGGGAGGATACTGATACAGATCTTAGAATTGAGGAAGGAGGTGACTCCATTAATGCTGCGACAACACCggcttctccttctctctcaaaGATCAACAGTGGATCCTTGCCGTCACCTCGTGTACCGGAGGGTGTGGTTATACCTCGCAAAATTGCTGGGGCTTCTGTTGCTTGGAAAGATTTGACTATTACAATAAAGGGAAAAAGGAAGTACTCTGATAAGGTTATTAAGAGTTCAACTGGTTATGCTTTACCGGGGACAATGACTGTAATTATGGGTCCTGCCAAATCAGGAAAGTCTACTTTATTGAGAGCCATTGCAG GAAGATTGCATCCGTCAGCCAGGATGTATGGTGAAGTGTTCGTGAATGGGGCTATGGGTCATAT GGCTATGTGTATTTTAAGTATAttaaaagcaaaataa